A genomic segment from Amycolatopsis camponoti encodes:
- a CDS encoding DUF1737 domain-containing protein: MTDQPPNGLPRYRLLTGPDDAKFCHRVSEALDLGYHLHGSPAATFDGAQVIVAQALLWRGEQG, translated from the coding sequence ATGACGGACCAGCCTCCGAACGGCCTGCCCCGCTACCGCCTGCTCACCGGCCCGGACGACGCGAAGTTCTGCCACCGAGTCAGCGAGGCGCTCGACCTGGGCTACCACTTGCACGGCTCACCGGCCGCAACCTTCGACGGCGCCCAGGTGATCGTCGCGCAGGCCCTCCTGTGGCGCGGCGAGCAGGGCTGA
- a CDS encoding AlkA N-terminal domain-containing protein translates to MVTSTDAPAIWRDAERCYRVVTARDSRFDGQFIMAVRTTGIYCRPSCPASTPKVQNVRFFPTSAAAQSNGFRACRRCLPDAVPGSPDWNVRADLAARAMRLISDGTVEREGVPGLARRLGYSERQLGRVLTAELGAGPLALARAHRAHSARLLIEVSGLPLTDVAFAAGFSSVRQFNETIREVFATTPSQLRAFAASRRGRQGDVGGTRLSLRLPFRPPFDAAGLLRFFAAHAVPGVEEVTSTSYARTLRLAHGTGIVRLTPEPDHVRCELLLSDLRDLGSAVSRVRRLLDLDADPAAVTRVLAADPALAPVVAAVPGMRVPGAVDGEELVVRALLGGRVPASCGEEVPGEWGVTRLFPTAAQVATAMPEHAGIVALAEGRLDVHVGRDAAELRAELRACPGIDSATADYVLMRVLGAPDILLATDTAALRGAEALGISPDSLPERVREWTPWCSYAGMYLRRAA, encoded by the coding sequence ATGGTCACGTCAACCGACGCTCCGGCGATCTGGCGGGACGCCGAACGCTGCTACCGGGTGGTCACCGCCCGCGACTCGCGCTTCGACGGCCAGTTCATCATGGCGGTGCGCACCACCGGCATCTACTGCCGGCCGTCCTGCCCGGCGTCGACGCCGAAGGTGCAGAACGTCCGCTTCTTCCCGACGTCGGCGGCCGCGCAGTCCAACGGCTTCCGCGCCTGCCGCCGCTGCCTGCCCGACGCCGTGCCGGGCTCGCCGGACTGGAACGTGCGCGCCGACCTCGCCGCGCGGGCGATGCGCCTGATCTCCGACGGGACCGTGGAGCGCGAAGGCGTCCCGGGTCTCGCGCGGCGGCTCGGCTACTCGGAACGCCAGCTCGGCCGGGTGCTGACCGCCGAGCTGGGCGCGGGCCCGCTCGCGCTGGCCCGGGCGCACCGCGCGCATTCGGCTCGGCTGCTGATCGAGGTATCGGGGCTGCCGCTGACGGACGTCGCGTTCGCGGCGGGCTTTTCCAGCGTCCGGCAGTTCAACGAGACGATCCGCGAGGTCTTCGCGACGACGCCGTCGCAGCTTCGCGCCTTCGCGGCTTCACGACGTGGACGTCAGGGCGACGTGGGTGGGACGCGCCTCAGCCTGCGGTTGCCGTTCAGGCCGCCTTTCGACGCTGCCGGGCTGCTTCGCTTCTTCGCAGCGCACGCGGTTCCGGGCGTCGAAGAGGTGACTTCGACGTCCTACGCACGGACGTTGCGGCTCGCACACGGCACCGGCATCGTCCGGCTGACGCCGGAGCCGGACCACGTGCGCTGCGAGCTGCTGCTGTCCGACCTGCGCGACCTCGGCAGCGCGGTCAGCCGCGTGCGCCGGCTGCTCGACCTCGACGCCGACCCGGCGGCGGTCACCCGGGTCCTCGCCGCCGATCCGGCGCTGGCCCCGGTGGTGGCGGCCGTGCCGGGGATGCGGGTCCCGGGCGCCGTCGACGGCGAAGAGCTGGTGGTTCGGGCCCTGCTCGGCGGCCGGGTTCCGGCTTCGTGCGGCGAAGAGGTGCCGGGCGAGTGGGGCGTGACCCGGCTCTTCCCGACGGCGGCCCAGGTCGCGACGGCCATGCCCGAGCACGCGGGAATCGTCGCGCTGGCCGAAGGGCGCCTGGACGTGCACGTCGGCCGTGACGCGGCGGAGCTGCGCGCCGAGCTGCGCGCGTGCCCCGGTATCGACAGCGCCACCGCGGACTACGTCCTGATGCGCGTTCTCGGCGCACCGGACATCCTCCTGGCAACGGACACCGCCGCTCTGCGTGGCGCCGAAGCACTGGGTATCTCGCCGGATTCGCTGCCGGAGCGAGTCCGGGAGTGGACTCCGTGGTGCTCCTACGCCGGGATGTACCTCCGGCGCGCCGCCTGA